One Saccharopolyspora erythraea NRRL 2338 genomic region harbors:
- the hrpB gene encoding ATP-dependent helicase HrpB: protein MFEFPDLPVRAVLDEVTGALMERGTAVLVAPPGTGKTTLVPLALAERGLRVVVAEPRRLATRAAARRMASLLGEEVGGRVGYSVRGERRRGPGTVVEVVTSGLLVRRLQSDPELAGVDVVMLDECHERHLDADLLLALLLDAREGLRPDLRVLATSATVAAGRAAELLGGAPVLEARARTYPVSTCYLPPGRGERIEACVARAVRTALAEQDGDVLAFLPGAGEIRRVAGHLSGESDVDVLALHGRLPHAQQDLALREGQRRRVVLATAVAESSLTVPGVRAVVDSGLSRESRVDIRRGLAGLATVRVSAAVADQRAGRAGRQGPGVVYRCWPEHEHSTLPAYPEPEIRTAELTRLALELACWGTPDGSSLSWWDEPPGGALAAGREVLRGLGALDASGAVTERGRRMAELGLHPRLARALLDGSEAAGAETAAEVVALLDNDALTAEADVTSALSRLRRGAPGAERWRREVGRLKAAVQDRRGTGHRGDAALADRAGIADGGDAAPVDRGGAAGRGDAALVVALAQPERLARRRSPDSAVYLMASGTAVELPAGSGLGHCEWLAVAVADRSPGSATGTVRLAAPADEELGRRAAPALLATADEIGWVDGDVRAVRAERLGAITLRERGIDSPEPAEIRRAVLDGLRAEGLELLQWPEDARRLRERLGFLHNTLGEPWPAVDDESLIASADHWLEPELSRVRRRADLLRLPAGTALRRLVPWSSAAGVDDLAPDRIEVPSGSRIRVDYGAEQPVLPVKLQEVFGWRDVPRIAEGRVPVVLHLLSPAGRPAAVTSDLESFWRNGYPQVRAELRGRYPKHPWPEDPATATPTARTSARSRR, encoded by the coding sequence ATGTTCGAGTTCCCCGATCTTCCGGTGCGCGCCGTCCTCGACGAGGTCACCGGCGCCCTGATGGAGCGCGGTACTGCGGTGCTGGTGGCGCCGCCGGGCACCGGCAAGACGACCCTGGTGCCGCTGGCGCTGGCCGAGCGCGGCCTGCGGGTCGTGGTGGCCGAGCCGCGCAGGCTGGCCACCCGCGCGGCGGCGCGGCGCATGGCGAGCCTTCTCGGCGAGGAGGTCGGGGGCCGCGTGGGCTACTCGGTGCGCGGCGAGCGGCGGCGCGGCCCCGGCACGGTCGTCGAGGTGGTGACCTCGGGCCTGCTGGTGCGGCGCCTGCAGTCCGATCCCGAGCTGGCCGGGGTCGACGTGGTGATGCTCGACGAGTGCCACGAGCGCCACCTCGACGCCGACCTGCTGCTGGCGTTGCTGCTGGACGCGCGGGAGGGGCTGCGGCCGGACCTGCGGGTCCTGGCGACCTCGGCCACCGTGGCCGCGGGCCGCGCGGCGGAGCTGCTCGGTGGCGCTCCGGTGCTCGAGGCGCGTGCGCGGACGTATCCGGTGTCGACGTGCTACCTGCCGCCCGGCCGGGGCGAGCGGATCGAGGCGTGCGTGGCGCGGGCCGTGCGCACCGCGCTGGCCGAGCAGGATGGCGACGTGCTGGCGTTCCTGCCGGGAGCCGGCGAGATCCGCCGCGTCGCCGGCCACCTGTCCGGCGAGTCCGATGTGGACGTGCTGGCGCTGCACGGCAGGCTGCCGCACGCGCAGCAGGACTTGGCGCTGCGCGAGGGACAGCGCCGCCGGGTCGTGCTGGCCACCGCGGTCGCCGAGTCGAGTCTGACGGTGCCCGGCGTGCGCGCCGTCGTCGACTCCGGGCTGTCCCGGGAGTCGCGTGTGGACATTCGCCGCGGGCTCGCCGGACTGGCAACGGTGCGGGTGTCGGCCGCGGTCGCCGACCAGCGCGCGGGCCGCGCGGGCAGGCAGGGGCCCGGCGTGGTGTACCGGTGCTGGCCGGAGCACGAGCACAGCACGCTGCCCGCCTACCCCGAGCCGGAGATCCGCACCGCCGAGCTGACCCGGCTCGCGCTGGAACTGGCCTGCTGGGGCACGCCCGACGGGTCGTCGCTGAGCTGGTGGGACGAGCCGCCGGGCGGTGCGCTGGCGGCCGGTCGCGAGGTCCTGCGCGGCCTCGGCGCGCTGGACGCCTCCGGCGCGGTGACCGAGCGCGGGCGGCGGATGGCCGAGCTGGGCCTGCACCCCAGGCTCGCGCGGGCGTTGCTCGACGGCAGCGAGGCGGCGGGCGCGGAGACCGCGGCCGAGGTCGTCGCGCTGCTGGACAACGACGCGCTGACAGCCGAGGCGGACGTGACCTCGGCGCTGTCCCGCCTGCGCCGGGGCGCCCCGGGCGCCGAACGGTGGCGTCGCGAGGTCGGCAGGCTCAAGGCGGCGGTGCAGGACCGCAGAGGGACTGGTCACCGGGGCGACGCGGCGCTGGCGGATCGTGCGGGGATCGCTGACGGGGGCGACGCGGCGCCGGTGGACCGTGGTGGGGCTGCTGGCCGGGGCGACGCGGCGCTGGTGGTCGCCCTGGCCCAGCCGGAACGGCTCGCGCGACGGCGGTCACCGGACTCGGCGGTGTACCTGATGGCTTCCGGCACGGCGGTGGAACTTCCCGCGGGCTCGGGACTCGGCCACTGCGAGTGGCTGGCGGTCGCGGTGGCCGACCGCTCGCCGGGCAGCGCCACCGGCACGGTCCGGCTCGCAGCCCCCGCCGACGAGGAGCTAGGCCGCCGGGCGGCACCCGCACTGCTGGCCACCGCCGATGAGATCGGCTGGGTGGACGGCGACGTGCGTGCGGTCCGCGCCGAACGCCTCGGCGCGATCACATTGCGCGAGCGCGGAATCGACAGTCCCGAACCGGCCGAGATCCGGCGCGCGGTACTCGACGGCCTGCGGGCGGAAGGGCTCGAACTCCTTCAGTGGCCCGAGGACGCACGGCGTTTGCGGGAGCGGCTCGGCTTCCTGCACAACACGCTCGGCGAGCCCTGGCCCGCCGTCGACGACGAGTCGCTGATCGCCTCGGCGGATCACTGGCTGGAGCCGGAGCTGTCCCGCGTCCGGCGCCGCGCCGACCTGCTGCGCCTGCCGGCGGGCACCGCGTTGCGGAGGCTGGTGCCCTGGTCGTCGGCCGCCGGGGTGGACGACCTCGCGCCGGACCGGATCGAGGTGCCCTCCGGCTCGCGCATCCGGGTCGACTACGGGGCGGAGCAGCCGGTGCTGCCGGTGAAGCTGCAGGAGGTCTTCGGCTGGCGCGACGTGCCGCGCATCGCCGAAGGGCGGGTGCCGGTGGTGCTGCACCTGCTCTCACCGGCCGGGCGTCCGGCAGCGGTCACCTCGGACCTGGAATCCTTCTGGCGCAACGGATACCCCCAGGTCCGCGCGGAACTGCGCGGCCGCTACCCGAAGCACCCGTGGCCGGAGGACCCGGCGACCGCAACCCCCACGGCGAGGACGAGCGCGCGGTCTCGGCGGTAG
- a CDS encoding AMP-binding protein, with product MRLSPSAHTDTFCRDSLPPLDQWPRFRFDLPELAYPDRLNCAEVLLDQAVERWGEDRLCLITPGERWTYGQLRRRASQIAQVLTEDRGLVPGNRVLLRGPNNPWLVAAWFGVIKAGCVAVTTMPLLRGTEIRTLHELTRTSLALCDHRFVDDLHAGVPELPLLGYGSGDGEDLIRLCDGKSGEFTAAGTAADDVALLAPTSGTTGRPKATMHFHRDVLANADTFARYVLKPAEDEVFTGTPPLGFTFGLGGLVVFPFRFGAASLLLEKPGPDELVAAIAEHGATVLFTAPTAYKAILATGKASALPSLRRCVSAGEHLPAEVWAEFHRQTGLKIINGIGGTELLHIFISAADDDIRPGSTGRVVPGFEAVVLDDDGSPVPDGQPGRLAVCGPTGCRYLADPRQQVYVQDGWNITGDTYVRDADGYFWYQARNDDMIISAGYNIAGPEVEEALLAHPDVVEAAVVGAPDEHRGTIVMAFVVLRPGVDGDERTTERLQTFVKHAIAPYKYPREIEFVAELPRTVNGKLQRYLLRERARTRS from the coding sequence ATGCGGCTTTCGCCTTCCGCCCACACCGACACCTTCTGCCGGGACAGCCTCCCTCCGCTCGACCAGTGGCCCCGGTTCCGCTTCGACCTGCCCGAACTGGCCTACCCGGACCGGCTGAACTGCGCCGAGGTGCTGCTCGACCAGGCCGTCGAGAGGTGGGGCGAGGACCGCCTCTGCCTCATCACCCCGGGTGAGCGCTGGACCTACGGGCAGTTGCGGCGCCGGGCGAGCCAGATCGCGCAGGTCCTCACCGAGGATCGCGGACTGGTGCCGGGGAACCGCGTTCTGCTGCGGGGACCGAACAACCCGTGGCTGGTCGCCGCGTGGTTCGGCGTCATCAAGGCCGGGTGCGTCGCGGTGACCACCATGCCGCTGCTGCGCGGGACCGAGATCCGGACGCTGCACGAGCTGACCCGCACCTCGCTCGCACTGTGCGACCACCGGTTCGTAGACGACCTGCACGCGGGCGTGCCCGAACTACCCTTGCTGGGCTACGGTTCCGGCGACGGCGAGGACCTGATCCGGCTCTGCGACGGGAAATCCGGCGAGTTCACGGCGGCCGGGACGGCCGCCGACGACGTCGCGCTGCTGGCGCCCACGTCGGGTACGACGGGCAGGCCCAAGGCCACCATGCACTTCCACCGCGACGTGCTGGCCAACGCCGACACCTTCGCCCGGTACGTGCTCAAGCCTGCCGAGGACGAAGTGTTCACCGGCACGCCGCCGCTGGGCTTCACCTTCGGGCTGGGCGGCCTGGTCGTGTTCCCGTTCCGGTTCGGGGCCGCGTCGCTGCTGCTGGAGAAGCCCGGTCCCGACGAGCTGGTCGCCGCGATCGCCGAGCACGGCGCCACCGTGCTGTTCACCGCGCCCACGGCGTACAAGGCGATCCTGGCCACCGGGAAGGCGTCGGCGCTGCCGAGCCTGCGGCGCTGCGTGTCGGCCGGGGAGCACCTGCCCGCCGAAGTCTGGGCGGAGTTCCACCGGCAGACCGGCCTGAAGATCATCAACGGCATCGGCGGCACCGAGCTGCTGCACATCTTCATCTCCGCCGCGGACGACGACATCCGCCCCGGCTCGACGGGCAGGGTCGTACCCGGCTTCGAGGCGGTGGTGCTCGACGACGACGGCTCGCCCGTGCCCGACGGCCAACCGGGCCGGCTCGCGGTGTGCGGGCCCACGGGCTGCCGCTACCTGGCCGACCCGCGCCAGCAGGTCTACGTCCAGGACGGGTGGAACATCACCGGCGACACCTACGTCCGCGACGCCGACGGCTACTTCTGGTACCAGGCACGCAACGACGACATGATCATCTCCGCCGGGTACAACATCGCGGGCCCGGAGGTCGAGGAGGCGCTGCTCGCCCACCCCGACGTCGTTGAAGCCGCGGTCGTCGGCGCCCCCGACGAGCACCGCGGCACCATCGTGATGGCCTTCGTGGTCCTGCGCCCGGGAGTCGACGGCGACGAGCGCACCACCGAACGGCTGCAGACCTTCGTCAAGCACGCCATCGCACCGTACAAGTACCCACGCGAGATCGAGTTCGTCGCGGAGCTCCCGCGGACGGTCAACGGCAAGCTCCAGCGCTATCTGCTGAGGGAGCGCGCACGGACGCGGAGTTGA
- a CDS encoding enoyl-CoA hydratase family protein, whose amino-acid sequence MSPFRGSVPFTDEWEHFRLERADGVTTVTFDRPDNLNALTFEAYADLRDLLTELPHRGDTRVLVLRGAGRAFCSGGDVNEIIGETLRMRPDELLEFTRMTGEVIKGMRECPIPIVVALNGMAAGAGSVIALAADFRIAAESARFAFLFTKVGLSGADMGSAYLLPRLVGLGRATQLLMLGDTVPAAEAERYGLVSELVPDDELDAAVDRLATRLATGPHQGYALTKELLTRELDMSLSSALELEAVTQALLMKTDDYREFHAAFNAKRKPDWQGR is encoded by the coding sequence ATGAGCCCGTTCCGCGGATCCGTCCCGTTCACCGACGAGTGGGAGCACTTCCGCCTGGAGCGCGCCGACGGCGTCACCACGGTCACCTTCGACCGGCCCGACAATCTCAACGCGCTCACCTTCGAGGCCTACGCCGACCTGCGCGACCTGCTGACCGAACTGCCGCACCGCGGCGACACCAGGGTGCTGGTGCTGCGGGGGGCGGGCCGGGCGTTCTGCTCGGGCGGCGACGTCAACGAGATCATCGGCGAGACGCTGCGGATGCGTCCGGACGAGCTGCTGGAGTTCACCAGGATGACCGGCGAGGTCATCAAGGGCATGCGGGAATGCCCGATCCCGATCGTCGTGGCCCTCAACGGGATGGCCGCGGGCGCGGGCTCGGTGATCGCGCTGGCGGCGGACTTCCGGATCGCGGCGGAGTCGGCCAGGTTCGCGTTCCTGTTCACCAAGGTCGGGCTCTCCGGTGCGGACATGGGCTCGGCCTACCTGCTGCCGCGGCTGGTGGGCCTCGGCCGGGCGACCCAGCTGCTCATGCTCGGCGACACCGTCCCGGCCGCCGAAGCCGAACGCTACGGGCTGGTCAGCGAGCTGGTTCCCGACGACGAGCTCGACGCCGCGGTGGACCGGCTCGCCACCCGCCTGGCCACCGGGCCGCACCAGGGCTATGCCCTGACGAAGGAACTGCTGACCAGGGAACTGGACATGAGCCTGTCGAGCGCGCTGGAGCTGGAGGCGGTGACCCAGGCCCTGCTGATGAAGACCGACGACTACCGGGAGTTCCACGCCGCGTTCAACGCCAAGCGCAAGCCAGACTGGCAGGGCCGTTGA